One window of Aspergillus oryzae RIB40 DNA, chromosome 3 genomic DNA carries:
- a CDS encoding exocyst subunit EXO84 (exocyst complex subunit) — MESRGLTLRSKSRRARPQISAPKPISGPLPPGSKAVDPRTATSSSTSRERAPQKDATSDLVKRRYSTRFNQAPDLDSANAPPVPGVPKVPTQYTALSPPQSTSRRPSTEASGPPQVDLNALRDPSLPVDRYVANLLANATEEEIEEYQRSLKKVKNRTSTDLQQNVYQNRTQFIKISKEAEKLKGEMRTLRTLMAELTTALGQTATVGNTQNPMSPTLDERITKRNNRSSVANLESMWNVQLQTLWKTVEGSQKFLPVVPGRHIVLETGNWVELDSATWKPRRPVHIVLLNDHLLVAAKKRKRVDQSNPNHQGPVPTKLVAEECWPLEDVDMIDLGANLGPGVSREEAEDRGIMNAVSVRVGSKPFTYRHDKRNGSAKIDLLATFRKTVEDLRRTLRSETETAGKSESFGYLGVRQSSYSMVKPDFSALETQRETPEVRIDVDGKQQNLRWVEGQIDELDIDIALQRFEEAVSNIERLRKLAKGLKGNSVAQDVINSKVDERAAKLAGVLSRSLVDTPSFLNATKTKVSWLTRLGFENQARETYLKCRSDVITKRIRQVPSPYNKRAKAHACIKWSKHHLDGFNALLTRQLSSVQRGTTVWQKCIDIVHEHANLLTEVGIDFTDLVAKGLELNEGEKVEKPKMTRSETLISGLADAAKA; from the exons ATGGAAAGCCGCGGATTGACCCTCCGCAGCAAGTCCCGCCGTGCCCGGCCCCAGATCAGTGCGCCAAAACCGATATCCGGGCCTCTCCCTCCTGGTAGTAAGGCCGTCGACCCGAGAACCGCTACGTCAAGTTCCACTTCACGCGAACGTGCTCCTCAAAAAGATGCGACCTCCgatttggtgaagaggagatatTCCACCCGGTTTAATCAAGCTCCCGATCTTGACTCCGCAAATGCGCCCCCGGTGCCCGGGGTGCCTAAAGTTCCGACTCAGTATACGGCGCTAAGTCCCCCTCAGTCGACCAGCAGACGGCCCTCGACAGAGGCCTCAGGGCCACCACAAGTGGATCTCAATGCTTTGCGGGACCCTAGTCTACCGGTAGATAGAT ATGTCGCCAACCTCCTTGCCAATGCAaccgaggaagagatcgaagagTACCAGAGAAGCTTGAAAAAAGTCAAGAATAGGACATCCACCGACCTCCAGCAGAATGTCTATCAGAATCGCACgcaattcatcaagatcaGTAAAGAAGCGGAGAAACTCAAGGGAGAGATGCGCACTCTCCGCACTCTCATGGCAGAGCTCACAACAGCTTTGGGACAAACAGCGACCGTTGGCAACACTCAAAACCCCATGTCCCCGACGTTAGACGAGCGCATAACCAAGCGAAACAATCGCAGTTCCGTTGCCAATCTGGAGAGCATGTGGAACGTTCAGCTGCAAACACTATGGAAGACTGTCGAAGGTTCGCAGAAGTTCCTACCGGTGGTGCCAGGTCGGCACATCGTGTTGGAGACGGGAAACTGGGTCGAGCTGGACTCTGCGACTTGGAAGCCTCGGCGGCCGGTTCACATCGTGCTTCTCAACGACCACCTGCTTGTGGCGGCTAAAAAGCGAAAGCGTGTTGATCAGAGCAACCCTAATCACCAGGGCCCAGTGCCTACCAAGCTCGTGGCGGAGGAGTGCTGGCCCCTGGAAGATGTCGACATGATTGACCTCGGTGCCAATCTTGGCCCGGGGGTTTCCCgtgaagaagccgaagaccGGGGTATCATGAACGCCGTGAGTGTCCGCGTGGGCTCCAAACCCTTCACCTATCGCCACGATAAGCGAAACGGCTCCGCCAAGATCGACCTTCTTGCGACATTCCGGAAAACCGTGGAAGACCTTCGCCGGACGCTGCGCTCCGAAACGGAGACCGCAGGCAAGAGCGAGTCATTCGGGTATCTGGGAGTAAGACAGTCATCATACTCCATGGTAAAACCCGATTTCAGCGCATTGGAAACCCAACGCGAAACACCCGAAGTTCGCATTGACGTAGACGGAAAGCAACAAAACCTACGATGGGTCGAGGGCCAGATAGACGAACTAGACATTGATATCGCGCTCCAGcgcttcgaagaagccgTCTCAAACATTGAGCGGCTGCGGAAACTCGCCAAAGGACTCAAAGGCAACTCGGTCGCGCAGGACGTGATCAATTCTAAAGTGGACGAGCGAGCCGCCAAATTGGCAGGGGTTCTGTCGCGATCCTTAGTCGACACGCCCTCATTTTTAAAcgccaccaagaccaaggtcTCCTGGCTGACCCGCTTGGGTTTCGAAAATCAAGCCCGGGAGACCTATTTGAAATGCCGATCCGATGTGATCACTAAACGAATCAGGCAAGTTCCATCCCCTTACAACAAACGGGCCAAAGCACA CGCCTGCATCAAATGGTCCAAACACCACCTAGACGGATTCAATGCCCTCCTCACACGCCAGCTAAGCAGCGTCCAGCGCGGCACGACTGTCTGGCAGAAGTGCATCGACATCGTGCACGAACATGCTAACCTACTCACGGAAGTCGGGATTGACTTCACTGACCTCGTAGCCAAGGGACTGGAACTGAAcgagggagagaaagtgGAAAAGCCGAAGATGACTCGCTCGGAGACGCTGATCTCGGGATTGGCGGATGCGGCGAAGGCTTAA
- the gel2 gene encoding 1,3-beta-glucanosyltransferase gel2 (predicted protein), which yields MPSMYTRLFAALCALATTANAVTTIEVKGKDFVNSKTGDRFQILGVDYQPGGSSGFTKDKDPLSDKDACLRDAALMQRLGVNTIRVYNLSPSLNHDDCASIFNAAGIYMILDVNSPLYGSYIDRTAPKSSYNAVYYEQVFGVIEAFKNYPNTLGFFAGNEVINEQSVKEVAAYIRAVQRDMKDYIKKNVDRSIPVGYSAADIRPWLMDTVNYFMCEDSDEPSSQSDFFGLNSYSWCGDSSYKKAGYDILTEDFKNASIPVFFSEYGCNEVTPRVFTEVQAIYGEEMTQAFSGGLVYEYTQEANNYGLVKINDSDTATLLVDYDNLQKQYAKLDMDRIQASNSTQTSFTAPKCSSDLIKNGTFLSKFDLPSRPSKVQDMIDNGLSKANTGKLVDVSTTAIPQKIYDHTGKEVTGVQLKALSSGESNTPGNSTSGSSSSGSSSDSDNTKDNAAGKMTASFMGLVVGAVVAAASVL from the exons ATGCCTTCG ATGTACACTCGTCTTTTCGCTGCGCTTTGCGCTCTTGCGACCACTGCAAATGCCGTCACCACCATCGAAGTGAAGGGCAAGGACTTTGTCAACAGCAAGACCGGTGATCGTTTCCAGATCCTGGGTGTCGA TTACCAACCCGGCGGTTCTTCCGGCTTCACGAAGGACAAGGACCCTCTTAGCGACAAGGACGCATGCTTGCGTGATGCCGCTCTCATGCAGCGCTTGGGTGTGAACACCATCCGTGTCTACAACTTGTCGCCCAGCCTTAACCATGACGACTGTGCTTCCATTTTCAACGCTGCCGGCATCTACATGATCCTGGATGTCAATTCCCCTCTGTACGGCAGCTACATTGACCGTACCGCTCCCAAGAGCAGCTACAACGCCGTCTACTACGAACAGGTCTTCGGTGTTATCGAGGCCTTCAAGAACTACCCGAACACCCTCGGTTTCTTCGCCGGTAACGAGGTGATCAACGAGCAGAGTGTCAAGGAGGTTGCTGCTTACATCCGTGCCGTCCAGCGTGACATGAAGGACtacatcaagaagaacgtCGACCGCTCCATCCCTGTTGGTTACTCCGCCGCTGACATCCGTCCCTGGTTGATGGATACTGTGAACTACTTCATGTGCGAGGACTCGGATGAGCCAAGCTCCCAGtccgacttcttcggtcTCAACTCCTACTCGTGGTGTGGTGACTCGTCCTACAAGAAGGCCGGTTACGACATCCTGACCGAGGACTTCAAGAACGCCTCCATCcccgtcttcttctcggagTACGGCTGCAACGAAGTCACGCCTCGTGTCTTCACCGAGGTGCAGGCCATCTACGGCGAGGAGATGACCCAGGCCTTCTCCGGTGGTCTGGTCTACGAATACACCCAGGAGGCCAACAACTACGGTCTCGTCAAGATCAACGACAGCGACACCGCCACTTTGCTCGTCGACTATGACAACCTGCAGAAGCAGTACGCCAAGCTCGACATGGACCGCATCCAGGCCTCCAACTCGACCCAGACTTCCTTTACGGCCCCTAAGTGCAGCTCTGACCTGATCAAGAACGGTACCTTCCTGAGCAAGTTCGACCTGCCCTCCCGTCCCTCCAAGGTCCAGGACATGATCGACAATGGTCTGTCCAAGGCCAACACCGGTAAGCTGGTCGATGTCTCGACGACCGCTATCCCTCAGAAGATCTACGACCACACTGGTAAGGAGGTCACCGGCGTCCAGCTGAAGGCCCTTTCCAGCGGTGAGTCCAACACCCCCGGCAACAGCACCTCCGGAAGCTCCAGCTCCGGCTCCAGCAGTGACTCCGACAACACCAAGGACAACGCAGCCGGCAAGATGACCGCTTCCTTCATGGGTCTGGTGGTCGGTGCCGTTGTGGCCGCGGCCTCCGTGCTGTAA
- a CDS encoding TOM complex receptor protein TOM20 (translocase of outer mitochondrial membrane complex, subunit TOM20) — MRTSTLVAASAGTVLTGLLAYAIYFDHKRQTDPEFRKSLKRNNRRLARAVKEEAEAQGAQERESIKKSVQQAQDEGFPTDLEEKEAYFMGQVARGESLCAEGSDKVEAALCFYKALKVYPQPKDLISIYDKTVPKEVLEILAEMVAMDAALKLGTFTGEGGSAESSHGVE, encoded by the exons ATGAGGACGTCAACTTTGGTCGCTGCTTCGGCTGGCACGGTCCTTACCGGCCTGTTGG CTTATGCCATTTACTTTGACCACAAGAGACAGACCGACCCCGAGTTCCGCAAATCCTTGAAGAGAAACAACCGTCGTCTGGCGAGAGCtgtgaaggaggaagccGAGGCTCAAGGAGCCCAGGAACGGGAATCCATCAAGAAGTCTGTCCAGCAGGCTCAGGATGAGGGTTTCCCGACCGAtcttgaagagaaggaggcctACTTCATGGGCCAAGTTGCCCGGGGAGAATCTCTCTGCGCTGAAG GCTCAGACAAGGTTGAAGCTGCCCTGTGCTTCTACAAGGCCCTTAAGGTTTACCCTCAACCTAAGGATCTGATCTCGATATATGACAAGACTGTCCCTAAGGAAGTCTTGGAAATTCTGGCTGAGATGGTCGCCATGGACGCGGCTTTGAAGCTGGGCACATTCACTGGCGAAGGTGGCAGTGCTGAATCAAGCCATGGTGTCGAGTAA
- a CDS encoding alpha/beta hydrolase (predicted protein), whose product MSQNPTILLIHGAWHTPTHYEPYTTALKNAGFEVHCPHLPTCTGKSPPTATFTDDVSLIRQTLHSLTTAGKQILLVMHSYGGCVGTDAAQDYIYPVTSTSEPPTSIPTSNPEEKRNQKGGIFHLLYLSAYILPPGSSIQTIMDKAGVNEDLWAQYMDDDEDGLTMPRDPGLWFYGGLDEGTVERCVERLVRFPVRVLREKTGGNVWRRCPVTYVRTERDYAVPKGFQDLMLEGVKGEGVEVRVLGFEACHSVFLTNVGEMVGVVDGIVRDWRGGL is encoded by the coding sequence ATGTCCCAAAACCCAacaatcctcctcatccacggTGCCTGGCACACACCCACCCACTACGAACCCTACACCACAGCCCTGAAAAACGCAGGCTTCGAAGTCCACTGTCCACACCTACCCACCTGCACCGGCAAGTCCCCCCCAACAGCAACCTTCACCGACGACGTCTCCCTAATCCGCCAAACCCTGCACTCCCTCACCACAGCCGGGAAACAAATCCTCCTGGTCATGCACTCCTACGGCGGCTGCGTCGGCACCGACGCAGCCCAAGACTACATATACCCCGTCACTTCCACCTCCGAGCCCCCAACTTCTATTCCCACTTCCAACCCCGAAGAGAAACGAAACCAAAAAGGAGGAATATTCCACCTCCTCTACCTCAGCGCCTACATCCTGCCACCCGGATCCTCAATCCAAACCATCATGGATAAAGCCGGCGTCAACGAGGATCTCTGGGCCCAGTAcatggacgatgatgaagatgggttGACAATGCCCCGGGATCCCGGGTTGTGGTTTTATGGGGGTCTGGACGAGGGGACGGTAGAGAGGTGTGTGGAGCGTTTGGTGAGGTTTCCGGTGAGGGTGCTTAGGGAGAAGACGGGTGGGAATGTGTGGCGACGGTGTCCTGTTACTTATGTTCGGACGGAGAGGGATTATGCTGTGCCGAAGGGGTTTCAGGATCTGATGCTTGAGGGGGTTAAAGGGGAGGGAGTTGAGGTTAGGGTTTTGGGGTTTGAGGCTTGTCATAGTGTTTTTTTGACGAATGTTGGGGAGATGGTGGGGGTTGTTGATGGGATTGTCAGGGATTGGAGGGGTGGGTTGTAG
- a CDS encoding F-box and WD domain protein (predicted protein): MQSEPAAVSERTSPTDSPPRESFRNTQHGHVLDGDYQVSGPSHEARDFEGVSDSLRLSPLNQAKTDDPVPASPVLDRVSQVTPSSTQSHLSLDAFPNEVLTHILSHLPPPALSSMALVSRRFHTLVTTPHAWRIAFSRYFPGPYVAENGTSLSETNAPERVTSDKRFFSRLTALASWRSEYILRTRLLRSLARGKPAQFDPAKKSGTVRSVNMRNGSAVVTYTSQLLYPVSHLAASFGTEVTKKQPLFIHGASEQGIASASDPSSVKVGTWGLSDHQLFRHFADLFPGEAEYGLGSGNMVGLPNRMDVSQPYGMIYGEGCPQGRPYFISTMEQRGRFLGLTESTSQPQLGIPTLNLITNAVTAVWIAKSSNVLKMTGGLVAMMSGTSSGVLTAYAIGPHPTYEQRFERGQVTARWVLCPGVPIIAIAVDNDYSTKRHARRRIWATVLNALGEVFYLSDMPRQPEPPSAKMSPEQVDTLAWKTGRSVRWELLELSRRTARPDPYSREPVDGSYSPRSSSDSMKLDENQLIAETKEIEQFMSFKPKHFRKVCEGWDMRREMQVDFAGDDSHGAGESVIVIARGVGEDEKASIRRYTRKLTKVEMPSSHFGTYQVGESMASSLFGGPVEFPSLSSAVNTPSVPPSRASSRMGETVCSAANTEWRISDFVFGDHKSIEITTSALDVSTYAVLTPDEDPLLGMSGSSTLSSGLSSPMPHMKQPSANSEIPGQRGRYMAVGTATGGVFVWDMRAPTAKNSEIINSVNPIRIIQTDSPQVSCVALTSLYVVHGGNDGLVQAWDPLASSTRPVRTINSRFSSRARRRLVQAEASIQGVGNNFYASGAICLDPDPTVLRGMVALGSHLRYWSYSSGAADQYKTSKRRFRRGRRGSNSTPEGQRFNSSGRGALQDFIEDEQAEMKRQEKADRKEKAHLSNRFGIDLLGPDVDEEQLLAYAQLLSEEAFASEAQKRGDIVPSSMASSTSSDTIGRNDSSVAADEFSSSSSPYEQPVDDEFAPDIAEAIRLSLLDEGPGSFEQYPDIPIKYAKGSQSSSHSFSPAEVVAGSSRQQEMDDLELAIQLSLADSQPQEQPDEFPSLPWGESDKGKGKGRAL, translated from the exons ATGCAATCCGAGCCTGCTGCAGTTTCTGAGCGCACTTCTCCTACAGATTCGCCCCCCAGAGAGTCTTTCCGCAATACCCAGCATGGACATGTTCTCGATGGCGACTATCAAGTCTCTGGTCCTTCCCATGAGGCCAGAGACTTCGAAGGCGTCTCTGACTCACTTCGCCTGTCGCCCTTGAACCAGGCGAAGACTGACGATCCAGTCCCCGCATCACCGGTTCTCGACCGTGTTAGTCA AGTAACTCCCTCGTCTACTCAGTCGCATCTGTCGCTGGACGCATTTCCAAATG AGGTTTTAACGCACATCCTCTCGCACCTGCCACCGCCGGCACTGTCATCTATGGCATTGGTGTCGCGCCGGTTTCACACCCTCGTCACAACTCCCCATGCCTGGAGAATAGCATTTTCGCGCTACTTTCCTGGACCTTATGTCGCAGAAAATGGCACTAGCCTATCTGAGACTAACGCACCCGAGAGGGTCACCTCAGATAAGCGCTTCTTTTCCCGCCTCACCGCGTTGGCGTCATGGAGGTCTGAGTATATTCTACGGACCCGCTTGCTGAGGTCACTTGCCCGAGGCAAGCCGGCGCAGTTCGACCCTGCCAAAAAGAGTGGCACAGTTCGTTCTGTAAATATGCGCAATGGCAGCGCAGTTGTCACGTACACTTCCCAGCTCTTGTACCCTGTCAGTCATCTCGCGGCATCTTTCGGGACCGAGGTGACCAAGAAGCAGCCTCTTTTCATCCATGGGGCATCAGAGCAAGGCATCGCATCTGCCAGCGATCCTTCCTCGGTCAAGGTTGGAACTTGGGGTTTGTCTGACCATCAGCTGTTTCGCCATTTCGCGGATCTATTCCCTGGTGAAGCGGAATATGGTCTTGGCTCTGGAAACATGGTCGGCCTACCGAATCGCATGGACGTTAGCCAGCCTTACGGAATGATCTACGGCGAGGGATGCCCTCAAGGACGCCCCTATTTTATCTCAACCATGGAGCAACGCGGGCGATTCTTGGGTCTCACTGAGTCCACCTCACAGCCACAGTTGGGCATTCCTACTCTCAATCTGATCACGAATGCGGTCACCGCTGTATGGATCGCCAAATCCTCCAATGTACTGAAAATGACTGGGGGATTGGTCGCAATGATGTCCGGTACCTCCTCCGGAGTCCTTACGGCCTACGCAATCGGGCCTCATCCCACGTATGAACAGCGATTCGAAAGAGGCCAGGTGACTGCCAGATGGGTTCTCTGTCCGGGAGTTCCCATCATTGCGATTGCGGTCGACAACGATTATTCTACCAAGCGTCACGCCCGTCGACGCATCTGGGCAACCGTTCTTAATGCCTTGGGTGAAGTTTTCTACCTTTCAGACATGCCGCGCCAGCCTGAACCTCCGTCGGCTAAGATGAGCCCTGAACAGGTTGATACTCTGGCGTGGAAGACCGGCAGGAGTGTCCGTTGGGAGCTTTTGGAATTGAGTCGCCGCACCGCTAGGCCCGACCCCTACAGTCGGGAACCGGTTGACGGCAGCTACAGCCCGAGGTCGTCGTCAGATTCGATGAAGCTTGATGAGAATCAGCTTATTGCTGAGAccaaggagattgagcaGTTCATGTCATTTAAACCGAAACACTTCCGGAAGGTTTGTGAGGGCTGGGACATGAGACGCGAAATGCAAGTCGACTTCGCTGGCGACGATAGCCACGGAGCCGGTGAGTCCGTTATCGTCATTGCTCGTGGTGTAGGcgaagatgagaaggcctCGATTCGCAGATACACTAGAAAATTGACGAAGGTCGAAATGCCATCGTCGCATTTCGGGACGTATCAAGTTGGCGAAAGTATGGCTTCCTCTCTATTCGGTGGGCCTGTGGAATTTCCGTCTCTATCTTCAGCCGTCAATACACCAAGCGTGCCACCTTCGCGAGCCTCCAGTCGTATGGGTGAAACAGTTTGCTCCGCCGCAAATACGGAATGGCGTATCTCAGATTTTGTCTTCGGCGATCACAAGTCGATTGAAATCACAACAAGCGCATTGGACGTCTCGACATATGCTGTACTGACTCCTGACGAGGATCCTCTCCTCGGAATGTCCGGAAGCTCGACACTTTCCTCCGGTCTGTCGTCTCCAATGCCGCACATGAAGCAGCCCTCGGCAAATTCAGAAATTCCCGGCCAACGTGGGCGCTACATGGCTGTTGGGACTGCTACCGGAGGGGTCTTTGTCTGGGATATGCGCGCTCCCACGGCGAAGAACTCGGAGATTATCAACTCCGTCAATCCGATCCGCATCATCCAAACTGACTCTCCTCAAGTGTCCTGTGTCGCTCTTACGTCACTGTACGTCGTGCACGGCGGCAATGACGGGCTTGTACAAGCTTGGGATCCTCTTGCATCATCTACTCGACCTGTCCGAACCATCAATTCGCGCTTTTCTTCCCGTGCACGTCGTCGACTAGTGCAGGCGGAGGCTTCCATCCAGGGAGTTGGGAACAATTTTTATGCCAGTGGGGCCATATGCCTAGACCCCGATCCTACGGTCTTAAGGGGAATGGTTGCCCTAGGGTCCCACTTGCGCTACTGGTCCTACAGCTCCGGCGCTGCTGATCAGTATAAGACGAGCAAGCGTCGGTTCCGCCGCGGCCGTCGGGGCAGCAATTCTACCCCCGAGGGTCAACGATTCAACAGCAGCGGTCGAGGAGCTCTCCAAGACTTCATCGAGGATGAACAGGCGGAGATGAAAcgacaagaaaaagccgaTCGCAAGGAAAAGGCGCACCTCAGCAACCGATTCGGTATCGATCTGCTGGGGCCCGATGTGGACGAAGAGCAGCTTCTCGCTTACGCCCAACTCCTGAGTGAGGAGGCCTTCGCTAGTGAAGCGCAGAAACGGGGCGATATCGTGCCCAGCTCCATGGCTAGCTCCACCTCTAGTGACACTATCGGGCGGAACGATAGCTCAGTCGCCGCGGACGAattttcatcctcttcgtctccaTACGAGCAGCCTGTTGACGACGAATTTGCTCCTGACATCGCCGAAGCGATTCGCTTGAGTCTTCTTGACGAGGGGCCTGGGTCGTTTGAGCAGTACCCTGACATTCCCATCAAGTACGCCAAGGGATCTCAATCGAGCTCTCACAGCTTCTCACCGGCAGAAGTCGTCGCTGGGAGCAGTCGCCAGCAAGAGATGGATGACCTGGAGCTTGCCATCCAACTCAGTCTTGCCGATAGCCAGCCGCAGGAGCAACCAGACGAGTTCCCATCGCTTCCGTGGGGCGAATCTGAcaaggggaaggggaagggtCGAGCTTTGTAA